The following proteins are encoded in a genomic region of Corylus avellana chromosome ca4, CavTom2PMs-1.0:
- the LOC132178784 gene encoding glyceraldehyde-3-phosphate dehydrogenase A, chloroplastic, whose product MASATLSVAKSSLKVNNQGLSEFAGLRSSAASLPFARKTSEDFLSVIAFQTSAVGGNGGYRRGVVEAKLKVAINGFGRIGRNFLRCWHGRKDSPLDIIAINDTGGIKQASHLLKYDSTLGIFDADVKPVGDNGISVDGKVIKVVSDRNPVNLPWKELEIDLVIEGTGVFVDREGAGKHIQAGAKKVLITAPGKGDIPTYVVGVNADSYNPAEPIISNASCTTNCLAPFVKVLDQKFGIIKGTMTTTHSYTGDQRLLDASHRDLRRARAAALNIVPTSTGAAKAVALVLPSLKGKLNGIALRVPTPNVSVVDLVVQVSKKTFAEEVNAAFRDTAEKELKGILSVCDEPLVSVDFRCSDVSSTVDSSLTMVMGDDMVKVIAWYDNEWGYSQRVVDLADIVANNWK is encoded by the exons ATGGCTTCTGCTACTCTCTCTGTGGCCAAGTCGTCTCTCAAG GTCAACAATCAGGGGCTCTCCGAATTCGCTGGCCTTCGCAGCTCGGCAGCTTCTCTTCCATTTGCTCGAAAAACCTCCGAAGACTTTCTCTCTGTCATTGCCTTCCAGACCTCAGCT GTCGGCGGAAACGGGGGTTACAGGAGGGGAGTGGTAGAGGCAAAGCTGAAGGTGGCGATCAATGGGTTTGGGAGAATCGGAAGGAACTTTTTGAGGTGTTGGCATGGCAGGAAGGACTCCCCGCTGGATATCATTGCCATCAACGACACAGGGGGTATCAAGCAGGCTTCCCATCTTCTCAAGTACGACTCAACCCTCGGCATCTTCGACGCTGACGTCAAGCCCGTCGGTGATAATGGCATCTCCGTTGATGGAAAGGTCATCAAGGTCGTCTCCGACCGCAACCCAGTCAACCTCCCCTGGAA AGAATTGGAGATAGACCTGGTGATAGAAGGAACGGGAGTGTTTGTGGACAGGGAAGGTGCTGGAAAGCACATACAGGCAGGGGCCAAGAAGGTGCTCATCACTGCTCCTGGGAAAGGAGATATCCCCACTTACGTGGTCGGTGTTAATGCTGACTCTTACAACCCGGCCGAGCCCATCATCAGCAATGCCTCTTGTACCACCAATTGCCTCGCCCCCTTTGTCAAGGTCCTCGACCAGAAATTTG gcATCATCAAGGGTACCATGACGACCACCCATTCCTACACTGGAGACCAAAGGCTTCTTGATGCAAGCCACCGTGACCTTCGTCGTGCACGGGCTGCAGCTCTCAACATAGTCCCAACTTCCACAGGTGCTGCAAAAGCTGTGGCCCTTGTTCTTCCTAGTCTCAAAGGGAAGCTGAATGGCATTGCCCTCCGTGTGCCCACGCCTAATGTCTCAGTTGTGGACCTTGTTGTTCAAGTGTCAAAGAAGACCTTTGCAGAAGAGGTAAACGCAGCCTTCAGAGACACTGCTGAAAAGGAACTCAAGGGTATTCTATCTGTGTGCGACGAGCCTCTTGTCTCAGTGGACTTTCGGTGCTCTGATGTTTCCTCAACTGTTGACTCTTCACTAACTATGGTCATGGGAGATGACATGGTAAAGGTTATTGCTTGGTATGACAATGAGTGGGGTTATTCACAGAGGGTCGTTGATCTTGCAGACATTGTTGCCAACAACTGGAAGTGA